In Paenibacillus ihbetae, the following are encoded in one genomic region:
- a CDS encoding AraC family transcriptional regulator, with translation MDWVRRMNDAIGYMEEHITEEINFAEAARIACCSVYHFQRMFPYIAEVPLSEYIRRRRLTLAAYELQSSDIKIVDLALKYGYDSPEAFARAFQNMHGTTPTAARLAGTKLKDYPRIFFQVSMKGAAEMNYRIEEIPAFSIIGYSKEVSTQNAYEVVPRLWQEAAEEDVFNKLWPFKKHDHPIRGFLGVCADGDYGRQDTFCYILSVVSEQTPPEPLIQRSFPDSAWAVFETGGDPGQIAEMWKRLYSEWIPSQAYELAPLPAIECYLPPDEDKNELWVPIIRKQ, from the coding sequence ATGGATTGGGTCCGGCGCATGAATGATGCGATCGGTTATATGGAGGAGCATATCACCGAAGAGATCAATTTCGCGGAAGCCGCACGAATCGCCTGCTGCTCGGTGTATCATTTTCAGCGGATGTTCCCGTATATTGCGGAGGTTCCGCTATCGGAATACATCCGAAGGCGAAGACTTACGCTGGCGGCGTATGAGCTTCAGAGCAGCGACATCAAGATCGTTGATCTTGCGCTGAAATACGGCTACGACTCGCCGGAAGCATTTGCGCGGGCATTCCAGAACATGCATGGGACCACCCCCACCGCAGCCCGGCTTGCCGGAACGAAGCTGAAGGACTATCCCCGCATCTTCTTTCAAGTTTCCATGAAAGGAGCGGCAGAAATGAATTACAGGATTGAAGAAATACCGGCATTTTCGATTATCGGCTATTCCAAAGAGGTAAGCACCCAGAATGCGTATGAAGTCGTCCCGCGATTGTGGCAGGAAGCGGCAGAGGAGGATGTCTTCAACAAGCTGTGGCCATTCAAAAAGCATGATCATCCGATCCGCGGATTCCTCGGCGTCTGTGCCGACGGCGACTACGGACGGCAGGATACGTTCTGCTATATTTTATCGGTTGTGTCCGAGCAAACGCCGCCGGAGCCTCTTATTCAGCGTTCGTTTCCCGATTCCGCATGGGCGGTATTCGAAACGGGGGGCGACCCGGGCCAAATCGCGGAGATGTGGAAACGCCTGTATTCCGAATGGATTCCGTCCCAAGCATATGAGCTTGCCCCGCTGCCGGCCATCGAGTGCTATCTCCCGCCGGATGAGGACAAGAACGAGTTATGGGTCCCGATCATCCGCAAGCAGTAA
- a CDS encoding YitT family protein has translation MRKKLFDMLMLLVGAFLFALAVNLFIIPNDFGEGGVTGISIIMYYLLQWSPALVSIVINGILLIIGYKLLDKKTTVYTIIAVGFNSLFLHLTEHWEISSSEPVINAIFAGLLAGVGIGLIIRVGGTTAGTAILARLANKYWDWNISYALLFFDLIVAGLSIFVIGIEKVMFTVVILYIGTKAMEFIIEGLNPKKAVTIISTHHDRIAVRVTEIMDRGVTVLRGYGYYTGQPKDVLYIVISKQEVSMLKKIVRAEDKNAFVTIHDVRDVFGEGFIDISK, from the coding sequence ATGAGAAAAAAGCTGTTCGATATGCTTATGCTGCTGGTAGGGGCGTTCCTGTTCGCTCTTGCCGTCAACCTGTTTATTATTCCGAACGATTTTGGGGAAGGCGGCGTTACGGGGATCTCCATTATTATGTACTACCTGCTGCAATGGTCTCCCGCCCTCGTCAGCATCGTCATTAACGGCATTTTGCTGATTATCGGCTACAAGCTGCTTGATAAAAAAACGACCGTCTACACCATCATCGCCGTAGGCTTCAACTCCCTGTTCCTGCACCTGACGGAGCATTGGGAAATTTCGTCAAGCGAGCCGGTCATTAATGCGATCTTCGCCGGGCTTCTTGCCGGGGTCGGCATCGGGCTCATCATCAGGGTAGGCGGAACGACGGCAGGCACGGCCATTCTGGCGCGGCTCGCCAACAAATATTGGGACTGGAACATCAGCTACGCCCTTCTGTTCTTCGATCTGATTGTAGCGGGTCTCTCCATCTTCGTCATCGGAATTGAGAAGGTCATGTTCACGGTCGTCATCCTCTATATCGGCACCAAAGCCATGGAGTTCATTATTGAAGGCCTGAACCCGAAAAAAGCCGTCACGATCATCTCCACCCACCACGACCGCATTGCGGTACGGGTGACGGAGATTATGGACCGGGGAGTAACGGTTCTGCGCGGATATGGCTATTATACCGGTCAGCCGAAGGATGTGCTGTACATCGTAATCAGCAAGCAGGAGGTATCGATGCTGAAGAAAATCGTTCGGGCCGAGGACAAAAACGCCTTTGTGACGATCCATGATGTTCGAGACGTATTCGGCGAAGGCTTCATAGATATATCCAAGTAG
- the fabV gene encoding enoyl-ACP reductase FabV has translation MIIKPRTRGFICTTSHPVGCAAQVQEQIDYVLKQPGIQGPRNVLVIGASTGYGLSARIAAAFGARANTVGVYRPSQGTEKRTASAGWYNSAAFEQAAEAAGLKSFSVTGDAFTEETKAKTVELIKKELGEVDLVVYSVASARRTLPRTGETVSSVLKPIGQSYTNKTVNFHTGEVTEVTIEPATEEEVRNTVEVMGGEDWELWIQALSEGGVLADNVTTIAFSYIGSEITKAIYRDGSIGQAKDHLEETALKLNETLAARGGRAYVTVSKALVTQSSSAIPIVPLYVSALYKVMKEKGLHEGCIEQIYRLFADRLYAGKDVPVDEKGRIRIDDWELREDVQQEVAELWSKVDSDNIEDLTDLAGYRREFFQLFGFETDGVDYDADVNPIVENPKAI, from the coding sequence ATGATTATTAAACCGAGAACACGCGGATTTATTTGCACGACGTCGCACCCTGTCGGCTGCGCTGCGCAGGTTCAGGAGCAGATCGACTACGTGCTGAAACAGCCTGGCATACAAGGTCCCCGAAATGTACTCGTCATCGGGGCATCCACCGGATACGGATTATCGGCGAGAATCGCCGCAGCGTTCGGAGCGCGGGCAAACACGGTGGGGGTATACCGTCCAAGCCAGGGAACCGAGAAGCGGACCGCTTCAGCAGGCTGGTATAACTCGGCTGCTTTTGAGCAGGCTGCCGAGGCGGCGGGACTGAAGTCTTTCAGCGTGACCGGCGATGCGTTCACGGAGGAGACCAAAGCGAAGACGGTCGAGCTGATCAAGAAGGAGCTTGGAGAGGTTGACCTCGTTGTTTACAGCGTGGCATCCGCACGCCGGACGCTGCCGCGGACCGGAGAGACGGTCAGCTCCGTCCTGAAGCCGATCGGCCAATCCTACACGAATAAAACGGTCAATTTCCATACGGGGGAAGTCACCGAAGTAACGATTGAGCCGGCTACCGAAGAGGAAGTTCGAAATACCGTCGAGGTCATGGGCGGCGAAGACTGGGAGCTGTGGATCCAGGCGCTGTCGGAAGGCGGCGTGCTGGCGGACAATGTCACCACGATTGCTTTCTCCTATATCGGCTCCGAGATTACAAAAGCAATCTACCGGGACGGGTCCATCGGTCAAGCGAAGGATCATCTGGAGGAGACCGCGCTCAAGCTGAACGAGACGCTCGCGGCTCGCGGAGGGCGAGCTTACGTCACCGTCAGCAAAGCGCTGGTTACGCAGTCGAGCTCGGCGATTCCCATCGTACCGCTGTACGTTTCCGCCTTGTACAAGGTGATGAAGGAGAAGGGGCTGCATGAAGGCTGCATTGAGCAAATTTATCGTCTCTTTGCCGACCGCTTGTACGCAGGGAAGGATGTTCCGGTCGATGAGAAGGGCCGGATTCGCATTGACGACTGGGAGCTTCGCGAGGACGTCCAGCAGGAGGTTGCTGAGTTGTGGAGCAAGGTCGACAGCGATAACATTGAAGACCTGACGGATTTGGCGGGATACCGCCGCGAGTTTTTCCAGTTGTTCGGATTTGAAACCGACGGCGTCGATTACGATGCAGACGTGAATCCGATCGTGGAAAATCCCAAAGCGATCTAG
- a CDS encoding SDR family oxidoreductase has translation MSRLNGKAALVTGASRGIGKAIAMRLAQEGALTAVHYGKNREAAEEAVREIERSGGKAFAIGAVLDSVQRVESLYAALDEEIRQRTGETGLHILVNNAGIGLAVSIDETSEKDFDEVMRVNVKMPFFLIQQVLPRLHDGGRIINLSSATTRISLPAVPAYSMTKGAINTLTLSLANQLAARGITINAIQPGFVATDMNAGMLQDPASRQFGAEFSVFGRWGEPADIADVAAFLASSESRWITGQCIDASGGSHL, from the coding sequence ATGAGTAGGTTGAATGGAAAAGCAGCACTCGTCACGGGAGCCAGCAGGGGGATCGGAAAAGCGATCGCAATGCGCTTGGCTCAAGAAGGGGCATTGACGGCCGTACATTACGGCAAGAACCGGGAGGCTGCCGAGGAGGCTGTGCGCGAGATCGAGCGGAGCGGGGGAAAGGCATTCGCGATCGGAGCTGTGCTGGATTCGGTCCAGCGCGTCGAATCGCTATACGCCGCCCTGGACGAAGAAATTCGGCAGCGGACGGGAGAGACGGGGCTGCATATTTTGGTCAACAACGCGGGGATCGGCCTCGCCGTAAGCATCGATGAGACCTCCGAGAAGGATTTCGACGAAGTGATGCGGGTGAACGTAAAAATGCCCTTTTTCCTGATCCAGCAGGTGCTGCCGCGGCTGCACGACGGGGGGCGCATCATTAATCTGTCGTCGGCAACGACAAGAATATCGCTGCCGGCCGTTCCGGCCTACAGCATGACCAAGGGAGCGATTAACACGCTAACGCTGTCGCTGGCCAACCAGCTTGCTGCTCGCGGAATTACGATCAACGCCATCCAGCCGGGGTTCGTGGCAACCGACATGAATGCCGGAATGCTCCAAGATCCGGCCTCCCGTCAATTCGGCGCGGAGTTCTCCGTTTTCGGGAGATGGGGAGAGCCGGCGGATATCGCCGATGTGGCCGCCTTCCTGGCATCCTCCGAAAGCCGCTGGATTACCGGCCAGTGCATCGATGCAAGCGGCGGATCGCATCTGTGA
- a CDS encoding effector binding domain-containing protein, translated as MPKTERMLKIMQRVYEKRSFTVGEMADEFSVSYRTMLRYLHELSELGVPLYATEGKHGGYSVLTSRQRRELAAAAPDTEAVKRVVKPRIQIVGLEMKTPFTAFYMTHTLKPKLWQELVSRLHEIPYRRTTPRPSYVAAVMNRQQIYHYVAGIEVTALGNVPEGMVSLTIPAQEYAMYAHEGRSDREDIDQSYAYVLQRMKQLGMNPDPGCYALECRDDADASVIQMFIPIKK; from the coding sequence ATGCCGAAAACCGAACGCATGCTCAAGATCATGCAGCGCGTTTATGAGAAGCGGAGCTTCACCGTCGGCGAAATGGCTGATGAGTTCTCGGTCTCCTACCGCACCATGCTTCGCTATCTGCACGAGCTGTCCGAGCTGGGCGTCCCGCTGTACGCGACGGAGGGCAAGCACGGCGGCTATTCCGTCCTGACCTCCCGGCAGCGGCGGGAGCTGGCCGCGGCCGCACCTGACACGGAAGCTGTCAAACGGGTGGTGAAGCCCCGCATCCAGATTGTCGGCCTGGAGATGAAAACGCCCTTTACCGCCTTCTACATGACGCATACCCTCAAACCCAAGCTATGGCAGGAGCTCGTCAGCCGCCTGCATGAAATCCCGTACCGCCGGACCACGCCCCGGCCTTCCTATGTCGCCGCGGTTATGAATCGGCAGCAAATTTACCATTACGTTGCCGGTATCGAAGTGACCGCGCTGGGGAATGTTCCCGAAGGAATGGTAAGTCTGACGATACCGGCTCAGGAATACGCGATGTATGCGCATGAAGGCCGCTCGGACAGGGAGGATATCGACCAATCTTATGCTTATGTCCTGCAGCGGATGAAACAGCTCGGCATGAATCCGGATCCCGGATGCTATGCCTTGGAATGTCGGGACGACGCAGACGCTTCGGTCATCCAGATGTTTATCCCGATAAAAAAATAG
- a CDS encoding exodeoxyribonuclease III → MKLVSWNVNGLRACVNKGFLDYFKQADADIFCVQETKLQEGQIELGLGSDYRQYWNYAQKKGYSGTAVFTRLEPLSVRYGIEEDEEPEGRIITLEFQHFYLVNVYTPNAKRDLSRLAYRLEWEERFRRYLQQLDAVKPVIICGDLNVAHQEIDLKNAKSNHGNSGFTLEERGKMTDLLAAGFIDSFRFFYPDRTDVYSWWSYMAKVRERNIGWRIDYFLVSARLSEKLVDAEIDCHVLGSDHCPVRLTVSEELKA, encoded by the coding sequence ATGAAGCTGGTGTCATGGAATGTGAACGGGCTGCGTGCCTGTGTGAATAAAGGCTTTCTTGATTATTTCAAGCAGGCGGATGCAGATATATTTTGCGTGCAGGAAACGAAGCTTCAAGAGGGGCAGATCGAGCTTGGATTAGGCTCCGACTATCGCCAGTACTGGAACTACGCCCAGAAGAAGGGATACTCGGGAACGGCTGTTTTCACCCGGTTGGAGCCGCTGTCCGTCCGGTACGGGATCGAGGAAGACGAGGAGCCGGAAGGCAGAATCATCACGTTGGAGTTTCAGCATTTCTACCTGGTGAACGTCTATACGCCGAACGCCAAGCGCGACCTGAGCCGGCTTGCGTACCGGCTGGAGTGGGAGGAACGGTTCCGTCGTTACTTGCAGCAGCTGGATGCAGTCAAGCCGGTCATCATTTGCGGCGATCTGAACGTCGCCCATCAGGAGATCGATCTGAAGAACGCCAAGTCCAACCACGGCAATTCAGGCTTTACATTGGAGGAACGCGGGAAGATGACCGATCTCCTCGCAGCAGGCTTTATCGATTCGTTCCGATTCTTCTATCCCGACCGGACGGATGTATACAGCTGGTGGTCGTACATGGCCAAGGTCAGGGAACGGAACATCGGCTGGCGTATTGATTATTTCCTCGTTTCGGCCCGATTGTCCGAGAAGCTGGTCGATGCCGAAATCGATTGTCATGTGCTGGGCAGCGATCATTGCCCGGTTCGGCTGACGGTCAGCGAGGAACTGAAGGCGTAA
- a CDS encoding diaminopimelate dehydrogenase yields MNSNIKVGIVGYGNLGKGVQKAIGQNPDLELVAIFTRRDPQQMPEVSGVRFEHISAAEQYIGKIDVMILCGGSATDLPEQTPQIARLFNTVDSFDTHAKIPEFFEQVNEAAQAGGHVSVISTGWDPGLFSMNRLLAQSILPEGHDYTFWGKGVSQGHSDAIRRVPGVKAGVQYTIPVQEVIDDIRSGSTPELTTREKHIRACYVVAEEGADQEQIRQTIVSMPNYFADYDTTVTFITQEELDAEHSGMPHGGFVIRSGVTGNGSRQIIEFGLKLDSNPEFTASVLVAYARAAFRLSGEGQQGAKTVFDIPLGYLSPKSAEELRRELL; encoded by the coding sequence TTGAACTCTAATATCAAAGTCGGAATCGTAGGTTATGGCAACTTAGGCAAAGGCGTCCAGAAGGCAATCGGACAAAACCCCGATTTGGAGCTGGTCGCAATCTTTACGCGCAGAGACCCGCAGCAGATGCCAGAGGTATCCGGTGTGCGCTTCGAGCATATCTCGGCAGCGGAACAGTATATCGGCAAAATTGACGTTATGATCCTGTGCGGAGGATCCGCAACGGATCTGCCTGAGCAGACTCCACAGATCGCTCGTCTGTTCAATACGGTAGACAGCTTCGACACGCATGCCAAAATCCCTGAGTTTTTCGAGCAGGTGAACGAGGCAGCACAGGCTGGCGGCCATGTCAGCGTCATCTCGACAGGCTGGGATCCGGGGCTGTTCTCCATGAATCGCTTGCTTGCCCAGTCGATTCTGCCGGAAGGCCATGATTACACCTTCTGGGGCAAGGGCGTAAGCCAAGGTCACTCTGATGCGATCCGGCGTGTACCGGGCGTAAAGGCAGGCGTTCAGTACACCATTCCGGTACAAGAGGTTATCGATGATATCCGTTCCGGCTCGACGCCTGAGCTGACGACCCGTGAGAAGCATATCAGAGCCTGCTATGTCGTTGCAGAGGAAGGCGCTGACCAGGAGCAAATCCGCCAGACCATCGTTTCGATGCCGAACTATTTCGCGGACTACGACACGACGGTTACCTTCATCACGCAAGAGGAGCTGGACGCCGAGCATTCGGGCATGCCTCATGGCGGCTTCGTCATCCGCAGCGGCGTTACCGGCAACGGCAGCAGACAGATCATCGAGTTCGGTCTGAAGCTGGACAGCAATCCGGAGTTTACCGCTAGCGTGCTTGTAGCTTATGCGAGAGCAGCCTTCCGCTTGAGCGGAGAAGGGCAGCAAGGCGCCAAAACGGTGTTTGATATTCCGCTCGGATATTTATCCCCTAAATCGGCCGAAGAGCTCCGCCGCGAGCTTCTATAA
- the gdhA gene encoding NADP-specific glutamate dehydrogenase gives MTTNISVSSPLAAAQAYVESIYSQVVSRDPHETEFHQAVREFVDSIVPVLAEHPKYQEHGILERLVEPERMITFRVPWTDDQGNIQVNRGFRVQFNSVLGPYKGGIRFHPSVYAGIVKFLGFEQIFKNSLTGLPIGGGKGGSDFDPKGKSDQEVMRFTQSFMTELYRHIGPDADVPAGDIGVGAREIGYMFGQYKRIRGGHESGVLTGKGVIYGGSLVRTEATGYGCVYFTQEMLASKGLDFKDSRVIVSGSGNVSIYAIEKAQQLGARVVACSDSDGYIYDPEGIQLETVKLLKERDRLRISEYVRIHPHAEYHPGCFGIWTVPCDIALPCATQNELDAESAKTLINNGVKAVAEGANMPSTLDAIELFLEAGVLFGPAKAANAGGVAVSALEMSQNSMRMSWTFEEVDAKLHQIMKNIYNNAVDAAEQYGVPGNLVAGANIAGFLKVADSMIAQGIV, from the coding sequence GTGACTACGAATATTTCTGTTTCTTCACCTCTTGCTGCTGCCCAAGCGTATGTTGAGTCCATTTATTCCCAAGTCGTATCCCGTGACCCGCATGAGACCGAGTTCCACCAAGCCGTTCGGGAATTCGTTGATTCCATCGTGCCGGTATTGGCAGAACACCCGAAATATCAAGAGCATGGAATCCTTGAGCGCCTTGTCGAGCCGGAGCGAATGATTACCTTCCGCGTCCCTTGGACGGACGATCAGGGCAACATCCAAGTGAACCGCGGCTTCCGCGTTCAATTCAACAGCGTCCTCGGTCCATACAAAGGCGGAATCCGGTTCCATCCTTCGGTTTATGCCGGCATCGTGAAATTTCTGGGCTTTGAGCAAATCTTCAAAAACTCCCTGACCGGCCTGCCGATCGGTGGAGGCAAGGGCGGTTCCGATTTCGATCCGAAAGGCAAATCGGACCAGGAAGTCATGCGCTTCACCCAAAGCTTTATGACTGAGCTGTACCGCCATATCGGGCCTGATGCCGACGTGCCTGCAGGCGATATCGGGGTAGGCGCACGCGAAATCGGCTACATGTTCGGTCAATACAAGCGGATTCGCGGTGGACATGAATCCGGCGTTCTGACCGGCAAAGGCGTCATCTACGGAGGCAGCCTGGTCCGGACCGAGGCGACTGGTTACGGCTGCGTTTATTTCACGCAGGAGATGCTTGCTTCCAAAGGGCTTGATTTCAAAGACAGCCGCGTAATCGTATCCGGCTCGGGTAATGTTTCCATCTATGCGATCGAGAAGGCCCAGCAGCTCGGGGCCCGCGTCGTAGCCTGCAGTGACTCGGACGGATATATTTATGATCCTGAGGGCATTCAGCTGGAAACCGTTAAGCTCCTCAAGGAGAGAGACCGCCTCCGGATCAGCGAATACGTTCGCATCCATCCGCATGCGGAATACCATCCTGGATGCTTCGGAATTTGGACGGTTCCTTGTGATATCGCACTGCCGTGCGCGACGCAAAATGAGCTGGATGCCGAATCGGCCAAGACGCTGATCAACAACGGCGTCAAAGCGGTTGCCGAAGGCGCCAACATGCCTTCAACGCTCGATGCGATCGAGCTGTTCCTGGAAGCAGGCGTCCTGTTTGGGCCGGCGAAGGCCGCCAATGCAGGAGGCGTGGCCGTTTCTGCGCTGGAAATGAGCCAGAACAGCATGCGTATGTCCTGGACCTTTGAGGAAGTCGATGCGAAGCTGCATCAAATCATGAAGAACATTTATAACAATGCCGTTGATGCGGCTGAGCAATACGGGGTACCCGGCAATTTGGTGGCCGGCGCGAACATTGCAGGCTTCCTGAAGGTAGCCGATTCCATGATCGCCCAGGGCATCGTATAA
- a CDS encoding spore germination protein, giving the protein MRSSANVQSALLENVKKRLSDCGDVSYQSLRLHGSDCTLIFIGPIIDFSSLHGHIVTPLLKESAKVEHHFDDFIDRLDRGDLLSIPFERSDSAEHIANVIVEGRAVLLIEEIAEAYLFDIVLYQKRAVSESQNELVVNGPQEAFIEDISTNLSLLRHKIRHPDLKTIRFQIGRYTKKAVYMVYIEGLAKPEVVQKVNQHLDAIDIDGTFGISTLSEQMKEGVQSPFPQFQYTERPDSVAASLLEGRVGIMQDGTPSALIVPVTLMSLLQSSEDYYHSFFSSSWIRLVRFTFGLMSLLMPSLYVAITTFQPSIIPTDLLITISASRENIPFTALAEALIMELTFEALREAGTRIPKPVGQTISIIGAIVIGQAAVEAGIVSNPMVIVVSITGIASYIIPHFELGLAFRLLRFPILILGGTLGLIGVFAAAFLVYGHMASLKSFGTPYLQPIAPLVLSDWKDAFFRAPSSMMKKRPKTYAAGNNSRRQKP; this is encoded by the coding sequence ATGAGATCCAGTGCTAATGTGCAGAGCGCGCTGCTTGAAAATGTGAAAAAACGGCTTTCCGACTGCGGGGATGTAAGCTATCAGTCCTTGAGGCTTCACGGGTCGGACTGCACGTTAATATTTATAGGGCCCATCATTGACTTTAGCTCCCTGCACGGGCATATCGTCACCCCTCTGCTTAAGGAATCGGCCAAGGTTGAGCATCACTTCGATGATTTTATCGATCGGCTGGACCGCGGGGATCTGCTCTCCATTCCATTTGAACGCTCCGATTCAGCGGAGCATATTGCCAACGTGATCGTCGAGGGAAGAGCGGTTCTTCTTATCGAGGAGATCGCGGAAGCTTACCTGTTCGATATTGTGTTGTACCAAAAAAGAGCCGTATCCGAATCCCAGAACGAGCTGGTCGTGAACGGCCCACAGGAAGCCTTTATCGAGGATATCAGCACCAATCTATCGCTGCTGCGCCACAAAATCAGGCACCCCGATCTGAAGACGATCCGATTCCAAATTGGAAGGTATACCAAAAAAGCAGTGTATATGGTTTATATCGAAGGATTGGCCAAGCCGGAGGTTGTACAGAAGGTCAATCAGCATCTTGATGCGATCGATATTGACGGAACCTTCGGGATCAGCACCTTATCCGAGCAGATGAAGGAAGGCGTACAGTCTCCTTTTCCCCAGTTCCAATATACGGAGCGTCCCGACTCGGTAGCGGCATCGCTTCTCGAAGGCCGGGTGGGCATTATGCAGGACGGGACGCCCTCGGCGCTCATCGTGCCGGTAACCTTGATGTCGCTGCTGCAATCGTCCGAGGATTACTACCACAGCTTCTTCTCCTCAAGCTGGATTCGGCTCGTGCGGTTCACGTTCGGACTCATGTCCCTGCTGATGCCCTCCCTGTATGTGGCCATCACGACGTTCCAACCCTCCATCATTCCGACCGATCTGTTGATTACGATCTCGGCTTCAAGGGAGAATATCCCCTTCACAGCATTGGCGGAAGCGCTCATCATGGAGCTGACCTTTGAAGCGCTTAGGGAGGCGGGCACCCGCATTCCGAAGCCTGTCGGCCAGACCATCTCCATTATCGGAGCAATCGTCATCGGACAAGCGGCGGTCGAGGCCGGCATCGTCTCCAACCCGATGGTCATCGTCGTATCGATTACGGGCATCGCTTCTTACATCATTCCTCATTTCGAGCTCGGGCTGGCTTTCCGCCTTCTGCGTTTCCCGATCCTGATTCTGGGAGGTACGCTCGGGCTCATCGGCGTATTCGCAGCTGCATTTCTGGTGTACGGCCATATGGCTTCCCTGAAATCGTTCGGGACGCCCTATTTGCAGCCCATTGCTCCCCTGGTCCTGTCGGATTGGAAGGACGCGTTTTTCAGGGCTCCTTCCAGCATGATGAAGAAGCGTCCGAAAACCTATGCTGCTGGAAACAACTCAAGGAGACAAAAGCCATGA
- a CDS encoding VOC family protein, producing the protein MAKPPLYGVGIFVPVSDLKRSTAWYTEMLGLEIIHRDEPEAIVMRMNDEKVSFCLVRSDEVKQPVFPKNNYGVGQYFNIHTTDVEGMHRQLEAKGAEVGDIEDFDGFKGFSLTDPDGNRYGVTA; encoded by the coding sequence TTGGCCAAACCCCCATTGTACGGCGTGGGTATCTTTGTACCGGTGAGTGATTTGAAGCGTTCTACGGCGTGGTATACCGAGATGCTGGGCCTTGAGATCATTCATCGGGATGAACCCGAAGCGATTGTCATGAGAATGAACGATGAGAAGGTGAGCTTCTGTCTGGTACGTTCCGATGAGGTGAAGCAGCCGGTTTTTCCTAAAAATAATTACGGTGTGGGACAATATTTCAATATCCACACTACGGATGTTGAAGGAATGCATCGGCAGTTGGAGGCCAAGGGAGCGGAAGTGGGCGATATAGAGGATTTTGACGGGTTCAAAGGCTTCTCCCTGACGGACCCCGACGGCAACCGGTACGGCGTAACAGCGTAG
- a CDS encoding GyrI-like domain-containing protein codes for MSAQQRNDASLTTKEAFQAVGLKWEGTFAEAAAGGIRAVHRQLKERLEEIPHAIHKDTMLGLSYHAFPGGEGFIHYAVVEVEKLGKVPDGMVTVSVPTLTYAACQHSKEQAIEASYTNIYSWIKEQGYKEYSPDHLTHFEKYPMSQDPYDDHPEFVIMIPVET; via the coding sequence ATGAGCGCTCAGCAACGAAATGATGCTTCGTTGACGACGAAGGAGGCTTTTCAGGCGGTCGGCCTGAAATGGGAAGGAACATTTGCCGAAGCGGCCGCAGGAGGGATTCGCGCCGTTCATCGGCAGCTGAAGGAACGGCTTGAGGAAATTCCGCACGCCATACATAAAGACACGATGCTCGGTTTATCGTACCATGCGTTTCCGGGTGGTGAAGGCTTTATCCATTATGCGGTGGTTGAAGTGGAGAAGTTGGGCAAGGTTCCCGACGGCATGGTGACCGTGTCGGTTCCGACCCTGACCTATGCGGCTTGCCAGCACAGCAAGGAGCAGGCCATCGAGGCATCGTATACGAATATTTACAGTTGGATTAAGGAACAAGGATATAAGGAATACAGTCCGGACCATTTAACGCATTTCGAGAAATATCCGATGAGCCAGGACCCCTACGACGATCATCCCGAATTTGTCATCATGATCCCGGTAGAGACGTAA
- a CDS encoding RNA polymerase sigma factor yields MSKHALDLPSLQAKLQQYCLHVAGERWEAEDLLQETMIKVMRAVEAKPDRPITNAYLYRIASNAWKDRLKKEKAVKSVTEEELRDRPGEDGGLSTRELLETLADRLSPRAMVILLLMDVLDFTARETADFLSMSEGTVQVSLGRARTRLKKLHQLQQAGIEAKSDTGAHAGAADGLDLDALVDAFRRRDPKAICASYLQLTKLRIRISSLRRVRGSLAFYMEDPDGNVWMIAE; encoded by the coding sequence ATGTCAAAACATGCGCTGGATTTACCCTCTCTTCAGGCTAAGCTGCAGCAATATTGTCTGCATGTAGCCGGAGAACGATGGGAAGCGGAAGATCTTCTGCAGGAAACGATGATCAAAGTGATGCGGGCGGTTGAAGCGAAGCCTGATCGGCCAATAACCAATGCCTATTTATATCGAATAGCTAGCAATGCTTGGAAAGATCGATTAAAGAAAGAGAAAGCCGTCAAGAGCGTTACCGAGGAGGAGCTGAGGGACAGGCCCGGCGAGGATGGCGGATTATCGACCAGGGAGCTGCTGGAGACATTAGCGGACCGGTTATCTCCACGCGCGATGGTCATTTTGCTGCTGATGGACGTACTGGATTTCACGGCCAGGGAAACGGCTGATTTCCTCTCCATGTCGGAAGGAACGGTCCAGGTATCGCTCGGCCGGGCACGAACTAGGCTCAAGAAGCTGCATCAGCTGCAGCAAGCAGGCATTGAAGCCAAGTCGGACACGGGAGCCCATGCGGGGGCAGCCGATGGGCTGGATTTGGACGCGCTAGTGGACGCTTTCCGGAGAAGGGATCCGAAAGCGATCTGTGCTTCCTACCTTCAATTGACGAAGCTGCGGATCCGAATCAGCTCATTGAGACGGGTTCGCGGTTCGCTTGCATTTTATATGGAGGATCCCGACGGGAATGTGTGGATGATTGCGGAGTAA